GCTGCGAAAGGAGACGGCTCATGATCAAGGCGAGATCCCGGAACGACCGCGGCAGGACGCAGTTCGACTGGCTCGACAGCCGCCACACGTTTTCCTTCGGCGACTATCGCGACCCCGACCACATGGGGTTCAGGGCGCTGCGCGTGATCAACGACGACATCGTCCAGCCGGGAAAGGGGTTCGCCACCCATTCCCATCGCGACATGGAGATCGTGACCCTCGTGCTCGAAGGGGGGCTGGAGCACAAGGACAGCACCGGCACCTCCTCGGTGATCCTTCCCGGCGACGTCCAGCGCATGAGCGCCGGCACCGGCATCACGCACAGCGAGTGGAACCACGCGAAGGACGAGACCGTCCACTTCCTGCAGATCTGGATCATCCCCGAGACGAGCGGCATCACGCCCGGATACGAGCAGAAGAGCATCCCGGAGGAGGAGCGGCGCGGCCGGCTGGTCCTGCTGGCGTCCCGGGACGGGCGGGACGGCTCGGTCAAAATCCACCAGGACGCGTCGCTCTACGGCGCGCGCCTGCACCGCGGCGATTCGGTCACCCACGCCGTGTCGCCCGGGCGCCACGCCTTCGTGCACGTGGCGAGAGGAGCCGCGACCTTGAACGGCCGGCCGCTCGTCGCGGGGGACGGCGCCGCCGTCAGCGACGAGCCTCGGATCGCCCTGGAGGGGACCGGCGACCTGCTGGTCTTCGATCTCGGATGAGCGAGACCCTTGAGTTCGTCGTCCGCCACGGCTACGTGGTCCTCTTCGCCTGGATGGTGGCGGAGCAGCTCGGCCTGCCTATCCCGGCGATTCCGTTTCTCCTGGCGGCCGGCGCGCTCGCCGGATCGGGGCGGCTGAGCCTGACGATGGTCCTCCTGGTGTCGGTGGTCGCCTCCCTCCTGGCCGACACGCTGTGGTACGAGATCGGCCGGCGGAAGGGGGTGCGGGTCCTGAACTTCCTCTGCCGCGTGTCGCTCGAGCCGGACTCCTGCGTCAGGCAGACGGAGCAGATCTTCGGCCGCTACGGGGTCCGATCCCTCCTCGTCTCGAAGTTCGTTCCGGGGCTGAGCACCGCGGCGCCGCCGCTCGCCGGCATCTTCGGCATGCGGCTGCCGCGATTCCTGTGGTTCGCCGGCCTCGGGGCGCTCC
The sequence above is a segment of the Candidatus Polarisedimenticolia bacterium genome. Coding sequences within it:
- a CDS encoding VTT domain-containing protein encodes the protein MSETLEFVVRHGYVVLFAWMVAEQLGLPIPAIPFLLAAGALAGSGRLSLTMVLLVSVVASLLADTLWYEIGRRKGVRVLNFLCRVSLEPDSCVRQTEQIFGRYGVRSLLVSKFVPGLSTAAPPLAGIFGMRLPRFLWFAGLGALLYAAAFAGLGYLFSSQLERMAAGALVLGEWLVLLLLGALALFVLGKVWQRRRFLHNLRVARITPEELKERLDRGEPIVVVDLRHALDLDAEPHHIPGALHLTPDDIENRHEEIPRDRDVVLYCT
- a CDS encoding pirin family protein yields the protein MIKARSRNDRGRTQFDWLDSRHTFSFGDYRDPDHMGFRALRVINDDIVQPGKGFATHSHRDMEIVTLVLEGGLEHKDSTGTSSVILPGDVQRMSAGTGITHSEWNHAKDETVHFLQIWIIPETSGITPGYEQKSIPEEERRGRLVLLASRDGRDGSVKIHQDASLYGARLHRGDSVTHAVSPGRHAFVHVARGAATLNGRPLVAGDGAAVSDEPRIALEGTGDLLVFDLG